From one Erinaceus europaeus chromosome 4, mEriEur2.1, whole genome shotgun sequence genomic stretch:
- the LOC103112729 gene encoding putative olfactory receptor 2B3: MNWANESSTKEFILLGFSDRPWLQMPLFVLLLISYTITILGNVSIMMVCILDPKLHTPMYFFLINLSILDLCYTTSTVPHMLINISHNKKTISYGGCVAQLIIFLALGATECLLLAVMSLDRYVAICRPLHYVVIMNPWFCLKMIAFSWFTGFSNSVLQSSLTLNMPRCGHKEVDHFFCEVPALLKLSCADTKPIESELFFFSVLILLIPVTLIIISYGFIVRAVLRIKSAEGRRKAFGTCGSHMVVVSLFFGTAIYMYLQPPSSTSKDWGKMVSLFYGIFTPMMNPLIYSLRNKDMKEAFKRVTPTIFSYKKK, translated from the coding sequence ATGAATTGGGCAAATGAGAGTTCCACAAAAGAGTTTATACTACTTGGATTTTCAGACAGGCCCTGGTTACAAATGCCCCTTTTTGTGCTCCTACTAATATCATACACAATCACCATTTTGGGCAATGTGTCCATTATGATGGTATGTATTCTGGATCCCAAACTTCACACACCCAtgtatttctttctcattaatctgTCTATCTTGGATCTCTGTTATACCACAAGCACAGTCCCTCATATGTTGATAAATATTTCTCACAACAAAAAGACCATTAGTTATGGTGGCTGTGTAGCCCAACTCATCATCTTCCTGGCCCTGGGTGCTACAGAGTGTCTCCTTCTTGCTGTTATGTCCCTTGACAGATATGTGGCAATTTGCAGACCTCTCCATTATGTAGTCATCATGAATCCTTGGTTCTGCTTAAAGATGATAGCCTTTTCATGGTTTACTGGCTTCAGCAACTCAGTGCTGCAATCTTCCTTAACCCTGAACATGCCACGCTGTGGTCATAAAGAAGTGGACCACTTTTTTTGTGAGGTTCCTGCCCTTCTCAAGTTGTCATGTGCTGACACAAAGCCGATCGAGTCTGAGCTCTTTTTCTTTAGTGTATTAATTCTGCTAATTCCAGTGACACTGATCATCATTTCCTACGGCTTCATAGTTCGAGCTGTACTGAGAATCAAGTCAGCAGAAGGACGACGTAAGGCTTTTGGGACATGTGGGTCCCACatggttgtggtgtctctcttttttggaACAGCCATCTATATGTATCTACAGCCACCTTCATCCACCTCTAAGGACTGGGGAAAGATGGTTTCTCTCTTCTATGGAATCTTCACACCTATGATGAACCCCCTCATCTACAGTCTTAGAAATAAAGATATGAAGGAAGCCTTCAAGAGGGTTACACCAACAATATTTtcctataaaaagaaataa